One segment of Pan paniscus chromosome 20, NHGRI_mPanPan1-v2.0_pri, whole genome shotgun sequence DNA contains the following:
- the LOC106634123 gene encoding myeloid cell surface antigen CD33-like: MEVSLLHLGSRTFGSSVLTITPRPQDHSTNLTWQVKFPGAGVTTERTIQLSVSYALRNPRIGVSLGDGTGKSGPVVEVVLVAVGEAAVKILPICLCFLFLS, translated from the exons ATGGAGGTCTCCCTGTTGCATCTGGGCTCCAGGACCTTCGGCTCCTCAGTGCTCACGATCACCCCACGGCCCCAGGACCACAGCACCAACCTCACCTGGCAGGTGAAGTTCCCTGGAGCTGGTGTGACTACAGAGAGAACCATCCAGCTCAGTGTCTCCT ATGCTCTAAGGAACCCAAGGATTGGTGTCTCTCTAGGAGACGGCACAGG GAAATCAGGGCCCGTGGTGGAGGTGGTCTTGGTGGCTGTCGGGGAGGCGGCTGTGAAGATCCTGCCTATCTGcctctgcttcctcttcctcagcTGA